Below is a window of Pogoniulus pusillus isolate bPogPus1 chromosome 2, bPogPus1.pri, whole genome shotgun sequence DNA.
TCTGCCCTAGAAGTATGCATACTGTGCAGAAGCTGCATGGCTAGCTGCTGGCTAGCTCCTTGAAGTAAAGCAGAAATTGAGTACCTGGAAATCCTGACTGCATTGCTACTACTCTCAGACAGCAGTTCTAGCACCTTGTGGAGAAGAAACACCTTTGGTCTTGCACGGGCTTTTCCTGAGGGCCCTCAGGCAGTAACTTGTATCAGCTGCTGAAACAGTAACGAACCAGATTTGGCTTTCAGTAGTTATGTGGGAATAACTTGGTTGGATTTCAGCTTGATGTAAATAAATGCAAGAGAATTCACTGGATCATGGGCGTGCCATCTGGACAAGTCAGGTATGGAATCTCAGGCTCCTGTAAGTGTTTCTTCATAGAATCTTTAAAAGTTGTTGCTATCTCCAGACAGTTTGTGTCAAGCCACTCCGGAGACTTGAATTAAAACTTTGCTTGAGTTCTGTCTTAGCAGTGTGCTGGGAGCTGTCATTTTTGTGTTGCACAATTATCAATATATCTTGGAAACTATTCTAAAATAGAAGTTTAGAACGTCAGAGATCAGTTGAAGTACACAACATCTAGATTGCCTTCCTGGGCACTGTTCAGCTCAGACCATGACCTTCGAGTCAAAGCTCTGAAGAAGCAGGAGTCTCTTTTGGCAGCAGAATGCTGGCTTTGTTCAGCTAAAAGTCCATGTATGTGTCTGCTGAAATCAGGCTGTGAGAGAAAACTGAGTATACCAGAGCTCTGTGGATTTGTTTAGTGCAGTAAATGTATGGGTATACTGTGAAAGTGAACTTTGCAGGGCTTTGGGgatttctcccttccttttaaAAAGTGGAAGAATTTCTTAGAATCACAAGGGGGTATGGGATGAAACAGGGAGTTAGGCAATGATTCAAATCCACAAGCTGCTCTTGTCATTGgatcatcttcctcttctgatCTGGAGTTTGGTCTGCAGCGCTCTGACTTATTCTGGAGCTTAGCTGTGCTGTTTTTGCTTTATGCCAGATTTATTCCAGATGCACGTTGTGCTTCTGGAAATCAAATAAAGCCCTGATCTCAACAGTGTCAGCATTTTCTCTTCCTAGGGCATCCTAATTTTCCATGTTTGGGAGGTGATCTTGCAGTATTGTTTATTCTTGAGCATGTGCTCTCAGACAACAGAAGTAAAGCCTGCTGAGCCCTTCTGTTTTCCAAAAATACCGATTAAAAGCATGTAGTAGGTATGTGCTTCAGATGCTCATCTTCCACAGTGTTCTTCACTAGTTCTGTACAAAATTTGCATGGTGTCAGCATGCATTTAACAACTGAAGTTACTTACCTGCTACATCTTCTATTCATTGATTTGAACGTCTGAAATAATGGCTTGTAGTCTTCTTGGGAACAGGCACTCATGATTCCTGCCTCAGCTGGATGCAGTAGAATGAAATAATGAAGGAGTTCTCTTACTTGTGCTGAGTTTGGGTTATGACCTTGAGGTTAGGACTCCTATACTATTCAAAATTTCCATGTATTATGCTTATAAAACCCTTCTGTGACCTTGTGATGTTGTTTAGAATTTGATACTGTATATATATTACTTAAAAGCATAAAGACTGAACTGTTAGAacagctgcagtggtgccaaCTTCTTTTTGATCCCTCTGGTATCCCAGGAACTGTATCTGTCTCTTGCTTTGCTGTTTCCATAAGGtggtgtgtgctgctgtgctcctcctgTCTTGTTTTGCTTGGATGAATGCACAATGTTAGAGTCTCTAAGTAAAGCTCTCTGTGTTTTACGTTGCTGTAAAGCAGTAGTTTATGCTTCTGGTCTAATGCTGGGAACGTCACTGTTGTTTTTACTTTGCAGTTGCTGAACTTATAGCCATAGGTGCTGTAACTTGATTATTATTGGCGTTCAGTTATGAAGGAGTTGTCTTGCTGTGATTTTCTGTTAGGTAAGCGTGGTCCAAGACTCAGTAAATATATCAGGACAGTCTAATACAAACACTTTGAAGGTACCTGAATGTCGACTAGCAGAAGATTTAGGGAATCTCTGGGAAACAACAAGATTTACAGATTGCAGTTTTTATGTAGGAGGACAAGAATTCAAAGCTCATAAATCTGTCCTTGCAGGTACTTTCTACTTTTGTATTGTTACTATTTTGTAATTAAAATTGCTGAAAGTTTAATATTTTATGATATTGAACAtttacttctcttgctgcagcacgGTCACCAGTTTTTAATGCAATGTTTGAGCATGAAatggaagaaagcaaaaaggtAAGCCGTGGTGGAAGCTTTGCATCTTGCGACAAAGGGAGAAGCTGCTGAAAACTCCAAGTgttgcaggctgagggcagggagtCCTGCATGGGGGTGTGGGAGTGGAGGAGGTGCTTCTCCAGTGTGCCACCCTGGTTAATTCTGCTGGAGCTCCTTGGCATAGAAAGAGCAGACAGGGCTGGTTGGAGAGGTTCGGAGGATTTGTTATCTGCCTTGGATCAGTTTGGTTTTCAAACGTCTGTAACTGACCTGGTAGTCTTAGTGCCCCTTTTTTGCTGTAGTTGATACCTTCAGAGAAGCTGACTGACTTCACCAAGGTTTGGTTGTAGTGTGTGAAAAGTCTTTTGATGGTAGCTAGGACACAAACAACCGGTGAAGTATGACTCAGTTTAATCCCTGAGACAGTGAAGCACTGCTTTTGGTTCAGAATTTCTGCAGGCACTTGTCCTGTGTGTCTTGGACGGATcagcacagagagctgcagctgctttgatGTACTTCATATCTCCTGCAGCAAGAGTTTGTGTCTTTCATGAAGAAGAACATCTAAACTTGGTTGGTTACAGGCAGAATCCAGAAAAGGCAGGAAGCTGATCAGCTTGCTGAGGGGTTGTAACAGATGATTGTCACTTAGTCTtgggggctgcaaggatgctgctcATCTGAACAAACACACCAGATGGATGTGGTGCTATAGTACAACTGAGCTTCTCAAACATGGAATTTTTCTTGCTTGCCTTCTCCAATCTGCAAACTTTCTTAGACAGAATTGGAGTATTGGAAGCATTTCACTGGGATTTGTGGGCTGAAGGAAGCCCAGGCATGGCACAGCTTCAGTGGTGTGCCCCATCAGGCCCATTTGCCTCTGTTAGCAGTGAATCTCCAGTGCAGCTCTACTTTTCATGCTATGAGAGTCAGTGGgtaggaaagcagagcaggtgcCCATGGTGTGCTGACTGCCTGTGgtggtttttctttttgcacTTGGGAGCCTGGTGCTTGCTCTGCCATCTTTGACGTTGATTCCTCCCTCACTGGTTGTGTATAGGGAGTGCTGTTAGCGGACGGGGTCGGGCAAGTTGTGCAGTTTTTCACTGGGACTGTCTTCAGCCGGATGATGTCAGTTAGAtgtgctgcttgctttgctctTTGGATTCTGGAAACAAAATCAAAGTTGTGATAACTCTATTTAGTTGAGCCCAAAATGGCTCACTTGGTTCTATCTCCTCCTCCAACTTCTGATGATGCAAGCACATCATTGCTGGGCTGGAGACTGCAGCACTCAGAGATACTCCTGAAATTATGCCTTGTTTTTTTTATGTGCAGCCTATACAGTGAGGTCCAGAGTTGCAATTACTTTTTACTGTCCAAGTTTTCGTGACTAATTTCTATCTGGCTGTAAGAACTACTGATTTTTAATAATTAAAGGAATGTTAACTTAAATTTGCGAGGATTTGTTACAACAGATGGCAAATGAAAGCTTGTAGCATGCATGCAGATGATATTTAAGTTCACTACAAAGTCGCAACGAAATTCCAGAGGCTTTTActgattcttcttcttttaCCAGAATCGTGTAGAAATTAATGATGTAGACCCCGAAGTTTTTAAAGAAATGATGAGATTCATTTACACAGGAAAAGCACCAAACCTTGAAAGCATGGCTGACAATTTGTTGGCAGCTGCTGACAAAGTAAGTAACTGACTCCTTATTCTCAAACTGGTTGTTTGTGTGTGGAATGCTCTAAGAAAAATGAAAGttttatagtttgaatattttCATTGTTCTTAATATGAGAACCTTGTCAGAAATGGAGAAAGGTGGGAAAGAATAGACTTTACACCACCAGTGGAAGGCTTTCTTGACTGGAAGCATTTCAGATACTACATTTACTATCCAAATTGTTAGAAATTGGGGACCATTAATACAGTTTGGAAAATGGGTCTTGAATAAAGTGCCTTCTAGATCTTTGTGTTCTTGAGGAGGGTGTATACAAGTGTTGGAACTAACTGTGCTTCCTGGAGTactactgctgctgcagaacctccATCTTTCTCTCTGCCCTGTCTATGTAATAGTTCCAGTCTTTCGTCTCTTCTGTACTGGGACCTTGTCTGCTCTTTCAGTTGTCACTATCTGAAACAGTTTTTCTGTTTATGGAGATGAGGGGACTTGAAGCAGCACAACAGTTAGGGTGAGATTGTTCCATATTGTATCAAAGTTTTCAGCTTTTGAACTGTTTAAAAAAACTTGACCCAATACCTTGAGTTTTCTTCATTGTTTTACAGCTTGAGTTGAAATTTCAGTTAGCAATCCTCAGAGGGCACACAATTGTTTCTCCTTGAGGAGGCATATGCAGTTTAGAGTCCAGGACATACTCCAGTGTGTGTAATCTGGAACTTTTTCACTCTCAGCTGAGGATACAGTGTTGTCCCATACTGCCATTGCCATTTCAGAGTTGGTAGTGAAACACGAGTGAGCACTGCCTCTTCTCATAGTCAGTCCTGATACAAGACATCCCAGTAGTTAGCTGCAAGAAATGgttattcattttttttctagcaACTTCaagtgttttttttgttggtgttttttaatCTCTTTGCCTTTTCAGGCACTGTGCTTGCCTCTGTGACTTACCACTCTTCTTTTTACCTCTTGTTGCCAGCATCTCGTCTTCCAAAGCTGCTTGTGCTTTGTCGAGTTCAGCCAGGCAGCATTTAGTGAATGCTGGCCTTGGTACAGGGTGTAATTGAGATGTATGGAGAATATTATAATGTGCAGCTTTACGATTGTCTGCAACACCAGGAAATAAAACCAGTGAGCTAGGAATTCCCTGTAGCTTTTGGTGGCAGTGGAGAACTGCTAGAAACTTTCTGCTGTTCCTTCTGACTGCAAAATAATCTAAAAATGGGTGCTCTGCCTATTAACCAAAAGAGCATTACACTGCTGGATGGCCTGATACAGATTTTCTTACAATTAATATTGAAGTGCTTTGGACAGAGTACTGTAGTAACACAATGGAAGTAAAAATGCTCAGGCCTAGAAGCATAGACGTTAGCCCAATAACTTCACTTTTCTTAAGCGGTGTTTCTTCTTTGCATGAAACAGCTGCTAACACAGCTGTGTGAGTGGCAtgatggactagatgacctttggaggtcctttccaacccatatTCTATGATATATGCCACTTCTGTGCAGTTCTTTTCAGGCTTGAGAACTGTCTGATGGGTGCTAAACTAAATGGGATGGGCAAGATCTCAGTAGAAATGTATAGAGCTGAATGAAAGCTGTTTGAACTAGGGCATGCTTCAAAAGAGGTAGTTCATGAATGCCGACTGTAACATGGCAGTGCAATTATTTGACATCTGTTTTCCAGCAGACTGTATTGAAGGTGTGGAGGAAAATAAATTCAGAGATGGGGAAGGGCTGAATCTGGAGCAAGCTAATTGCAGACAAGCTAATGTAATTTCCCTTGGGCAGTGTCATGAAACTTTCaattgtgtgggtttttttgccctTCACTTTGAGATGTAAACCTGTCTAATGATGAATTTGATAATGCCTGTTCCCTCTTCTTCCTACATGAtcaaacagaaggaaaatgaaaacttctgagttgttgttgtttttataaGTTCTCCCAGTAAAGCATTTGCTGATCAGTTTCTGTCAGACCTAATGCAAGTCTTGCCATTGGAGGAGCCTTCAATGCAGCATATCAAATTTTGAGTTACCTGTTTGGAAGTGGCTTGATGTTAAGCATGGGGAGCACCAAGCATTGTCATGACTGGAACTGTCTTAGGAGCCATAGAGAATAAGGGTGGAAAGAATGAGTTTGAAGAATGATTAGTGCAGTTTTTTCTCTCATCAGTATGCACTGGAACGGCTGAAGGTGATGTGTGAGGAAGCACTCTGTAGTAACCTGTCGGTAGAAAATGTTGCTGACATTCTTATCCTCGCAGATTTGCACAGCGCTGAACAGCTAAAAGCACAAGCAATAGACTTTATTAACAGGCAAGTACTGCTTATGAGACTCTAAATGTGTTCGTGTTCATGCTCTGTGTACCTTTTCAATATTAGCACAGCTCTCTCTTACAGGTGCAGCGTTCTTAGACAACTTGGGTGTAAAGATGGGAAAAACTGGAATAGCAAGTAAGTTCCCCTGCCTACCCTGCCTCTGTACAAACACTGCTAAGTAGCCTGCAGATCTTAACAACTCTTGCTTCATTTCCACACTACTGAGGCCAGTCACTGACTGTAAGTAAAGTGAGATTCAGCAAGATGCTACCCCAGTTAATGACTGTCACTTACCCTTTAAATGCTAGTTGTGAGATGGTAACAGTAGCTGGTTTTCATTCCTCTCCTAGAGATGGGTCAGCACTGTGAGATTGAGGCAGCAGCTTATAGAAAGGAAACCATTGTTTTCAGTAATCAGGTTTGTGCCTGGAGGAGTGACAAGACATGTTTAGGTCAGTCTGAGCCTGCAGTACTGCCTGAGCCTGCAGTATCTCCAAAGCAGGGAGGGCAGTTGCTCTTTTTGCCTTTGGCAACATGTTTCTGCGCCTTCTCACATGCCAGCACTAGTACTGTGGAGGCCACACAACTAGTCAGTCAGGTTTCTCTGAACTGCTTGACTTGTGAGTGCTTTTGTCTGCACTGGAAATAGGTTGAGAGTATGTGGCTTGGGCTGCAGGACTGATTGCAGTGTGTATTTAGAACATCTCAAGTCAGCCATGGAACAGAAGACAGCCAGCTTCAGAGTAGCCAGTGGTGGACTGGAACAGTAAGAGGACAGCAGAGCACTTCCTGCTTACTGTCAGAATCCTCAGAGAATTTAAAATGGTAGCATTTGCTTTTAAGTTAGAATGCTTTTATttgataaaacaaaacaaaaaccaaacccaatctTCACAGGCCTAATGATTGAGCATGATTTGGAAAAGGAAGGGGGTGATAGAAGGTAAGTAGTAAAATCCCAGCAGAAAAGAAGGCAGAATATGTGATTGTGTGAAGTAGCTGATGTGTTCAGGCTCTGATGATTTGGAACTTACTGAGCTGACTTCGCTCTTGGATAATTGCTAGAGAAGGTGCTGGTCATTCCTGCTTCAGCTAAAGCACCTGCAGGAAGACAGAGAAA
It encodes the following:
- the SPOPL gene encoding speckle-type POZ protein-like isoform X3, yielding MSRVPTPPPPGEMSSGPVAESWCYTQVKVVKFSYMWTISNFSFCREEMGEVLKSSTFSSGPNDKMKWCLRVNPKGLDDESKDYLSLYLLLVSCPKSEVRAKFKFSLLNAKREETKAMESQRAYRFVQGKDWGFKKFIRRDFLLDEANGLLPDDKLTLFCEVSVVQDSVNISGQSNTNTLKVPECRLAEDLGNLWETTRFTDCSFYVGGQEFKAHKSVLAARSPVFNAMFEHEMEESKKNRVEINDVDPEVFKEMMRFIYTGKAPNLESMADNLLAAADKYALERLKVMCEEALCSNLSVENVADILILADLHSAEQLKAQAIDFINRCSVLRQLGCKDGKNWNSKFAVLTWREVGTMRAHGRVELQ
- the SPOPL gene encoding speckle-type POZ protein-like isoform X4, with translation MSRVPTPPPPGEMSSGPVAESWCYTQVKVVKFSYMWTISNFSFCREEMGEVLKSSTFSSGPNDKMKWCLRVNPKGLDDESKDYLSLYLLLVSCPKSEVRAKFKFSLLNAKREETKAMESQRAYRFVQGKDWGFKKFIRRDFLLDEANGLLPDDKLTLFCEVSVVQDSVNISGQSNTNTLKVPECRLAEDLGNLWETTRFTDCSFYVGGQEFKAHKSVLAARSPVFNAMFEHEMEESKKNRVEINDVDPEVFKEMMRFIYTGKAPNLESMADNLLAAADKYALERLKVMCEEALCSNLSVENVADILILADLHSAEQLKAQAIDFINRCSVLRQLGCKDGKNWNSKPND
- the SPOPL gene encoding speckle-type POZ protein-like isoform X5 — protein: MSRVPTPPPPGEMSSGPVAESWCYTQVKVVKFSYMWTISNFSFCREEMGEVLKSSTFSSGPNDKMKWCLRVNPKGLDDESKDYLSLYLLLVSCPKSEVRAKFKFSLLNAKREETKAMESQRAYRFVQGKDWGFKKFIRRDFLLDEANGLLPDDKLTLFCEVSVVQDSVNISGQSNTNTLKVPECRLAEDLGNLWETTRFTDCSFYVGGQEFKAHKSVLAARSPVFNAMFEHEMEESKKNRVEINDVDPEVFKEMMRFIYTGKAPNLESMADNLLAAADKYALERLKVMCEEALCSNLSVENVADILILADLHSAEQLKAQAIDFINRQLGCKDGKNWNSKPND